The Mycolicibacterium fluoranthenivorans genome segment CGTCGGCATCGTCATGAATCCGTGGATGCCGCCCTCGAACGTGCATCGGGTGGTCGGCACGCCAGCGGCCTGCAGCGCGTCGGCGTAGGCAACACCCTCGTCTCGCAGCGGATCGTGCCCCGCGAGGACGATGACCGTCGGCGGAAACCCATCGTGCGCGCCGTGTAGCGGTGAGGCGTAGGGATGCTGCCGATCCTCGATCGCCGGCACGTACTGGTCCCAGTACCACTGCAATGCCGGACGTGGATTGTAGAAACCGCGACCGAACAACTGGTAGGACTCACTGTCGAAATCCGCGGTGATCACCGGGTACAACAACAGCTGCGCCGCCAACGCGGGACCGTTGCGGTCACGCGTCATCATGGCGGTGACGGCTGCCAGATTGCCGCCGGCGCTGTCGCCGCCGACCGCCAACCGAGAGGGTCGACGCCGAAGTCGTCGGCGTGTTCGACCACCCAGCAGGTGGCCGCATAGAGGTCCTCGGCCGCGGTGGGCCAACGATGCTCCGGCGCCAGCCGGTAGGCCACTGAAACGACCACTGCGGGAATGAGATTGGCCAGATTGCGGCATAACCCGTCGTGGCTGTCGAGATCGCAGAACACGAATCCGCCGCCGTGGGCGAAGACGAGCACCGGCAACGGCGTCGACCCGGCCGGACGGTATACGCGGACGTCGATGTCGCCGCCGTCGACGGGGATGCGGTGGTCCTCGACGACCGCGACCGGCTCGGGGTCCGGATTGGGAACAAATCTGGCGCGGATGGCTGCGCGGACTTGAGCGCCCGTCATCGTATGCACGGACGGGAAGCCGGAATCCAGACTCTCGATCAGCCCGGCGATCTGCGGGTCGAGGGGCACGCCGGCTGCAGCGTTGCCGATTCCGGTGCGCCCATGGGACGTGATCCGGGACCACTGCGCAGCGGTCGCAACGATTGCAGGGTGGGGGCCACCCGCCCGCTACCGTCTTCGGCGTTGCGCCAGACGCCCATCGCCGTCATCCGCACGGGCGCGGCCAGGCGCTGGTCGAAACTCATTCTGCTTATCGGTCCGCACACCGACACAGCGGCTACGGCCCGGCCTGCCGGACCGATCGGTGCTGCCACACAACCGAACCCGGGTAACGACTCCTCGCGTTCGAAGGCCACGCCGTGAGCGCGGACCTTGGCCAGTTCCGCGGTGAGTTGCGCGGCGGTTGTGAGCGAGAACCGGGTTTTACGGGCCGAGAGATCGACAACGGTGGCATTGTTGTCGGCGAGAATCGCTTTACCGACGGCGGTGCAATGCGCCGGCTGACGCCCGCCGACTCGCGTCGGAATCGCCGCGACCATCTGGTCGCCGGTCTTCTCCAGGTACACCACGTCGGACCCGTCCAGGACGGCTAGATGTACCACGAGTCCGGTGGCGCGGTGCAGATCGCGAAGTAGTGGAATGGCTGCACGGTGAATGCGATCCTGGTGCAGCGCCAACGATCCCAACTCGACCAATCGCATACCCAGTTCGTAGTCGCGGCCCTCCCGGCGCAACCACCGCAGCGCCACAAGGCGTTCGAGCATGCGGTGGGCCGATGAGCGCGGCAGACCGGTGCGGCGCACGATCTGGGCCAAGGTCAGCCGTCCCGGTCCTTCGAAGGCATCCAGGACCAGCGATATCCGGTCGATGACCGCGCTGGGCGTCTCGCCCGCCTTCTCGACTG includes the following:
- a CDS encoding IclR family transcriptional regulator — its product is MTVEKAGETPSAVIDRISLVLDAFEGPGRLTLAQIVRRTGLPRSSAHRMLERLVALRWLRREGRDYELGMRLVELGSLALHQDRIHRAAIPLLRDLHRATGLVVHLAVLDGSDVVYLEKTGDQMVAAIPTRVGGRQPAHCTAVGKAILADNNATVVDLSARKTRFSLTTAAQLTAELAKVRAHGVAFEREESLPGFGCVAAPIGPAGRAVAAVSVCGPISRMSFDQRLAAPVRMTAMGVWRNAEDGSGRVAPTLQSLRPLRSGPGSRPMGAPESATLQPACPSTRRSPG